In the Ramlibacter tataouinensis TTB310 genome, one interval contains:
- a CDS encoding SDR family oxidoreductase — translation MDRLKGKRALITGGTTGIGLATARQFLLEGARVMVTGWNENTLDRARQELGREVPVVRIDAGKAGDQQLLRLRVEDTFGRLDVAVLNAGIGVFKPLEEWDEQSFNRSVDVNLKGPFFLMQALLPVLANPASIVLTGSVNAHIGMATSSVYSATKAALRSLARTLSGELVSRGVRVNTLSPGPVATPIYRKLGLPDDALQEMSQSLLKQLPAGRFADPVEIAHAAVFLASDESAYAIGSEIVMDGGFTTL, via the coding sequence ATGGACAGACTCAAAGGAAAGCGCGCCCTCATCACCGGCGGGACGACAGGCATCGGATTGGCAACTGCCCGGCAGTTCCTGCTGGAAGGCGCGCGCGTGATGGTGACCGGCTGGAACGAGAACACCCTGGACCGCGCGCGGCAGGAACTGGGACGCGAAGTCCCTGTGGTCAGGATTGATGCCGGCAAAGCCGGCGACCAGCAACTGCTCCGCTTGCGCGTGGAGGATACTTTCGGCCGACTCGATGTCGCCGTGCTCAACGCCGGCATCGGCGTGTTCAAGCCCTTGGAGGAGTGGGACGAACAGAGTTTCAACCGCTCTGTCGACGTCAACCTCAAGGGACCCTTCTTCCTGATGCAGGCCTTGCTTCCGGTCCTCGCAAATCCTGCGTCCATCGTGCTAACCGGCTCGGTCAATGCACACATCGGAATGGCGACTTCCAGCGTCTATTCGGCCACGAAGGCCGCACTGCGCTCACTGGCGCGCACGCTGTCGGGCGAACTTGTCTCACGTGGCGTGCGCGTCAACACGCTTAGTCCGGGCCCCGTCGCAACACCGATCTACCGAAAACTGGGCCTGCCTGACGACGCGCTGCAGGAGATGAGCCAGTCCCTGCTCAAGCAGCTGCCGGCCGGAAGGTTCGCAGACCCGGTGGAAATCGCGCACGCTGCGGTATTCCTCGCCTCCGACGAGTCGGCCTACGCGATCGGTAGCGAAATCGTGATGGATGGCGGATTCACGACCCTATAA
- a CDS encoding DUF3617 domain-containing protein — translation MTRQPVLIAVAAAALALPAWAQSLKPGLWEVQSRLHGNPQMEQAMAEMNRQMAGMSPAQRKQMQETMARQGVQIGAGAGGATATRICMTREMAERGEVTGQQGDCRTHGQQRIANTLRMAFTCTQPPARGETQVTFLGPEAYSMKMTSTTTVAGKDETVSMEGSGKWVAADCGNIRPLVPPKK, via the coding sequence ATGACACGCCAACCCGTCCTGATCGCCGTGGCCGCAGCCGCGCTGGCGCTGCCGGCCTGGGCCCAGAGCCTCAAGCCCGGCCTCTGGGAGGTGCAAAGCCGCCTGCACGGCAACCCGCAGATGGAGCAGGCCATGGCCGAGATGAACCGGCAGATGGCCGGCATGTCCCCCGCCCAGCGAAAACAGATGCAGGAGACGATGGCCCGGCAGGGCGTGCAGATCGGCGCCGGTGCGGGCGGCGCCACCGCCACCCGCATCTGCATGACCCGCGAGATGGCCGAGCGGGGCGAGGTCACGGGCCAGCAGGGCGACTGCAGGACCCACGGGCAGCAGCGCATCGCCAACACCCTGAGGATGGCCTTCACCTGCACCCAGCCGCCCGCCCGCGGCGAGACGCAGGTCACCTTCCTGGGCCCCGAGGCCTACAGCATGAAGATGACCTCCACCACCACGGTGGCCGGCAAGGACGAAACCGTGAGCATGGAAGGCTCGGGCAAGTGGGTCGCCGCCGACTGCGGCAACATCAGGCCGCTGGTGCCGCCGAAGAAGTAG
- the glpK gene encoding glycerol kinase GlpK gives MTYLLALDQGTSSSRSIVFDGQGRIVAQAQRELPQIFPQPGWVEHDAMEIWRGQLATAREALAQAGIHAREVRALGITNQRETTVLWNRATGQPIHHAIVWQDRRTEPLCVRLREQGHEALIRSRTGLVIDAYFAATKIAWLLENVPGAREQALRGELAFGTIDSWLLWQLTGGALHATDVSNASRSMLFDIHRNRWDDELLALLDIPASLMPSVLPSSAAYGPTRADLLGAPIAIGGVAGDQQSALFGQACFAPGMAKNTYGTGCFMLMHMGGRFQRSANGLITTSAAQASARPEFALEGSVFVGGAVVQWLRDGLKAIRSSAEIEALAASVPDTGGVTLVPAFTGLGAPYWQPDARGTLTGLTRGTTIAHVARAALESIACQSAALLQAMSRDAQVAGGAPLAELRVDGGASVNDLLMQFQADLLGIPVVRPAVTETTALGAAYLAGLSAGVFGGTADLTALWRAERHFEPAWDRGRAAEHMARWEHAVRQATAS, from the coding sequence ATGACCTACCTGCTCGCCCTGGACCAGGGCACCTCCAGCTCGCGCAGCATCGTGTTCGACGGCCAGGGCCGCATCGTGGCCCAGGCGCAGCGCGAGCTGCCGCAGATCTTCCCGCAGCCCGGCTGGGTCGAGCACGACGCGATGGAGATCTGGCGCGGCCAGCTGGCCACCGCGCGCGAGGCACTGGCCCAGGCCGGCATCCATGCGCGCGAGGTGCGCGCGCTGGGCATCACCAACCAGCGCGAGACCACGGTGCTGTGGAACCGCGCGACGGGCCAGCCCATCCATCACGCCATCGTCTGGCAGGACCGGCGCACCGAGCCCCTGTGCGTCCGGCTGCGCGAGCAGGGCCACGAGGCGCTGATCCGCTCGCGCACGGGGCTGGTGATCGACGCCTACTTCGCCGCCACCAAGATCGCCTGGCTGCTCGAAAACGTGCCCGGCGCGCGCGAGCAGGCGCTGCGGGGCGAGCTGGCCTTCGGCACCATCGACAGCTGGCTGCTGTGGCAGCTGACGGGCGGCGCCCTCCATGCCACCGACGTGAGCAATGCCTCCCGCAGCATGCTGTTCGATATCCACCGCAACCGCTGGGACGACGAGCTGCTGGCACTGCTGGACATCCCTGCCTCCTTGATGCCCTCGGTGCTGCCCTCCAGCGCCGCGTACGGGCCCACGCGGGCCGATCTGCTGGGTGCGCCCATCGCCATCGGCGGCGTGGCCGGCGACCAGCAGAGCGCGCTGTTCGGCCAGGCCTGCTTCGCGCCCGGCATGGCCAAGAACACCTACGGCACCGGCTGCTTCATGCTGATGCACATGGGCGGGCGCTTCCAGCGCTCGGCCAATGGGCTGATCACCACCAGCGCGGCGCAGGCCAGCGCCCGGCCCGAGTTCGCGCTGGAGGGAAGCGTGTTCGTCGGCGGCGCCGTGGTGCAGTGGCTGCGCGACGGCCTCAAGGCCATCAGGAGCAGCGCCGAGATCGAGGCCCTGGCCGCCAGCGTGCCCGACACCGGCGGCGTCACCCTGGTGCCGGCCTTCACCGGCCTGGGCGCGCCGTACTGGCAGCCCGACGCCCGCGGCACCCTGACCGGCCTGACCCGCGGCACCACCATCGCCCACGTGGCGCGCGCCGCGCTGGAGAGCATCGCCTGCCAGAGCGCGGCGCTGCTGCAGGCCATGAGCCGCGACGCCCAGGTCGCCGGCGGCGCCCCGCTGGCCGAGCTGCGCGTGGACGGCGGCGCCAGCGTGAACGACCTGCTGATGCAGTTCCAGGCCGACCTGCTGGGCATCCCGGTCGTGCGGCCGGCGGTGACCGAGACCACGGCGCTGGGAGCCGCCTACCTGGCGGGGCTGTCGGCCGGCGTGTTCGGCGGCACCGCCGACCTGACGGCCCTGTGGCGCGCCGAACGTCACTTCGAGCCGGCCTGGGACCGCGGCCGCGCGGCCGAGCACATGGCGCGCTGGGAGCACGCGGTGCGGCAGGCCACCGCTTCCTGA
- a CDS encoding b-glycosidase produces the protein MDHHPGIFPTFFLSGFECSTFDWKGGGRRNLVEETQHREHAMEDYRLLRELGIAVAREGIPWPLADRDGRFDFSCIEPMVEALRTHRITPVWDLCHYGYPDGLDPFSAEFSRSFARYCRAAAEHVSQRLPGPYFFTPINEITFFAFCGGEWGWVAPYCNSRKDRERLRIALCAAAIAGVKAIREVLPEARMMHVDPLVQVVAPRDRPDLADEAAHETHVDTFLAWDILCGLAHPELGGSPEVLDIVGANNYSFGQMEYRQEGPHQALEPGHPGIEPLCHLLQRIWERYRRPMVIGETSGMGQGRPEWLRDVMHEALAAVNQGMDLHGVCLFPAVDMPDWHTGQWLHNGICDLVEEEGGRLRRVPHAPYVDELRRWQKELNRVTVLDADPYSDPVDLGDVVEAARRLRPRPDADWH, from the coding sequence ATGGACCACCACCCCGGCATCTTCCCGACCTTCTTCCTGTCCGGCTTCGAGTGCTCGACCTTCGACTGGAAGGGCGGCGGCCGCCGCAACCTGGTCGAGGAAACCCAGCACCGCGAGCATGCGATGGAGGACTACCGGCTGCTGCGCGAGCTGGGCATCGCGGTGGCGCGCGAGGGGATCCCCTGGCCGCTGGCCGACCGGGATGGGCGGTTCGACTTCAGCTGCATCGAGCCCATGGTCGAGGCCCTGCGGACGCACCGCATCACGCCGGTCTGGGACCTGTGCCACTACGGCTACCCCGACGGCCTGGACCCTTTTTCCGCCGAGTTCAGCCGCTCCTTCGCGCGCTACTGCCGCGCCGCGGCCGAGCATGTGTCGCAGCGCCTGCCGGGCCCGTACTTCTTCACGCCGATCAACGAGATCACCTTCTTCGCCTTCTGCGGCGGCGAGTGGGGCTGGGTCGCGCCGTACTGCAACAGCCGCAAGGACCGCGAGCGCCTGCGCATCGCGCTGTGCGCGGCCGCCATCGCCGGCGTCAAGGCGATCCGCGAGGTGCTGCCCGAGGCGCGCATGATGCACGTCGATCCGCTGGTGCAGGTGGTGGCGCCGAGGGACCGGCCCGACCTGGCCGACGAGGCGGCGCACGAAACCCACGTCGACACCTTCCTGGCGTGGGACATCCTGTGCGGGCTGGCGCACCCCGAGCTGGGCGGCTCGCCCGAGGTCCTGGACATCGTCGGCGCCAACAACTACTCGTTCGGGCAGATGGAGTACCGGCAGGAGGGCCCGCACCAGGCACTGGAGCCCGGCCATCCCGGCATCGAGCCCCTGTGCCACCTGCTGCAGCGCATCTGGGAGCGCTACCGCCGCCCGATGGTGATCGGCGAAACCAGCGGCATGGGGCAGGGCCGGCCGGAGTGGCTGCGCGACGTGATGCACGAGGCGCTGGCGGCGGTGAACCAGGGGATGGACCTGCATGGCGTGTGCCTGTTCCCGGCCGTGGACATGCCCGACTGGCACACCGGACAGTGGCTGCACAACGGCATCTGCGACCTGGTCGAGGAAGAGGGCGGGCGGCTGCGGCGCGTGCCGCACGCGCCCTACGTCGACGAACTGCGCCGCTGGCAGAAGGAGCTGAACCGGGTGACGGTGCTGGACGCGGACCCGTACAGCGACCCGGTGGACCTGGGCGACGTGGTCGAGGCCGCCAGGCGCCTGCGGCCGCGCCCGGACGCCGACTGGCACTAG
- a CDS encoding C40 family peptidase, translated as MHSGKRELIVGAGWLALAGLAGCAAPLATRTDAAIPWPSSISDQQAGEAAFLALGLVGTPYRYGGNTPETGFDCSGLIGYVYQQSAGISLPRTVAQISRWGQSIDAGAVRAGDLVIFGSNGVASHAAIHAGESRFVHAPSTGGTVRLNVISERYWKTRLLDYRRA; from the coding sequence ATGCACTCCGGAAAGCGAGAACTGATCGTCGGCGCCGGTTGGCTAGCTTTGGCTGGCTTGGCCGGTTGCGCCGCGCCGCTGGCGACCCGCACGGACGCCGCCATCCCGTGGCCGTCATCGATCTCTGACCAACAGGCCGGGGAAGCCGCGTTCCTTGCTTTGGGTCTCGTGGGTACCCCGTACCGCTATGGGGGCAACACGCCCGAGACCGGGTTTGATTGCAGCGGCTTGATCGGTTACGTCTACCAGCAATCGGCAGGCATCTCACTGCCACGAACGGTGGCGCAGATCAGCCGCTGGGGCCAGTCAATCGACGCCGGTGCGGTGCGCGCCGGGGACCTGGTGATCTTCGGCAGCAACGGCGTTGCGTCGCATGCGGCCATCCACGCCGGTGAGTCGCGCTTCGTGCACGCTCCCAGCACCGGAGGCACCGTTCGGCTGAATGTGATCAGCGAGCGCTACTGGAAGACGCGTCTCCTGGACTACCGCCGAGCCTGA
- a CDS encoding DeoR/GlpR family DNA-binding transcription regulator, whose product MNSNPRQIKLLNVVRLRGAATVEELADTLGVTLQTVRRDVQRLADAGLLARFHGGVQVPSSTVENIAHQQRESLNAAGKAAIARAVAGQVPNGCSLVINIGTTTEAIARALLHHTGLRVITNNLNVAAILSGNPQCEVIVAGGVVRTRDRGIIGEATADFIRQFKVDIALIGISGIEADGSLRDFDYREVKVAQTIIQQSREVWLAADHSKFNRPAMVELATLPQIDRLFTDRAPPEPFPTLLADAGVRCDIAAE is encoded by the coding sequence GTGAATTCGAATCCGCGCCAGATCAAGCTGCTGAACGTGGTCCGTCTGCGCGGGGCGGCCACCGTGGAGGAACTGGCCGACACCCTGGGCGTGACGCTGCAGACCGTGCGGCGCGACGTGCAGCGCCTGGCGGATGCCGGCCTGCTCGCGCGCTTCCACGGCGGGGTGCAGGTGCCGAGCTCGACGGTCGAGAACATCGCGCACCAGCAGCGCGAAAGCCTCAACGCCGCCGGCAAGGCCGCCATCGCCCGCGCCGTGGCGGGCCAGGTGCCCAACGGCTGCTCGCTGGTCATCAACATCGGCACCACCACCGAAGCCATCGCCCGCGCCCTGCTGCACCACACGGGGCTGCGCGTGATCACCAACAACCTCAACGTGGCCGCCATCCTCAGCGGCAACCCCCAGTGCGAGGTGATCGTCGCCGGCGGCGTGGTGCGCACGCGCGACCGGGGCATCATCGGGGAGGCGACGGCCGACTTCATCCGCCAGTTCAAGGTCGACATCGCCCTGATCGGCATCTCGGGCATCGAGGCCGACGGCTCGCTGCGCGACTTCGACTACCGCGAGGTCAAGGTGGCCCAGACCATCATCCAGCAGTCCCGCGAGGTCTGGCTGGCCGCCGACCATAGCAAGTTCAACCGGCCGGCGATGGTGGAGCTGGCCACGCTGCCGCAGATCGACCGCCTGTTCACCGACCGCGCGCCCCCGGAGCCGTTCCCCACCCTGCTGGCCGACGCTGGCGTACGCTGCGACATCGCCGCCGAATGA
- a CDS encoding gamma-glutamyltransferase family protein codes for MRFPLRHRPVTAVLFSLLLLGGCGGGDDRPPAGAPLAVQAKGTANPSQSDPSCAALTANGSVVVGSGLPGDPAAPELASGYRTGLQAVHAKSFMVVTANPLASKAGCDVLKAGGTAADAAVAVQAVLGLVEPQSSGLGGGAFLMHYDARTQVVQTYDGRETAPAAATENHLRWIDDQNDRTTPRPSARASGRSIGTPGAVRMLELVHQEHGRKPWKNLFDAGIDLADNGFRIPGRMADAIAGARTNLQRDAEAAATYLNPDGSAKALGTVLTIPAYAATLRAIAEGGADAFYTGPIARDIVAKINVTASADGSTPITPGKTTAADLANYRAKKRDAVCTTYRVYWVCGMGPPSSGGIAVAQALGILENYDLRLYPPTDVDNEGGRPQAMAVHLVTEAQRLAYADRDKYVADTDYQPLPGNGVATMVDKDYLRARAALINPATSMRTAQPGNLGPVPAGIMPPSPESGTTHMTIVDRDGNVVSMTTTIEAGFGSYHMARGFMLNNELTDFSAAPADANGQPIANRVQAGKRPRSSMAPTLVFRKAADGSRGEFLMATGSPGGAAIIQYVTKTLVSALDWNLDAQQATSLVNFGASNSPNTSIGGEHPKINAANNGANDPLVLELRAMGHTVNVGSQASGVGTVIRLQDRKGTLQGGADPRREGLVLGDTFTP; via the coding sequence ATGCGCTTCCCCTTACGTCACCGCCCCGTCACCGCGGTACTGTTCTCGCTGCTGCTCCTGGGCGGCTGCGGCGGCGGCGACGATCGCCCGCCGGCTGGCGCCCCGCTCGCCGTGCAGGCGAAGGGGACAGCCAACCCGTCGCAATCGGATCCCTCGTGCGCCGCGCTCACCGCGAACGGCTCCGTGGTCGTCGGCTCCGGCCTGCCGGGCGACCCGGCGGCGCCCGAGCTCGCGTCCGGCTACCGCACGGGCCTGCAGGCGGTGCATGCCAAGAGCTTCATGGTGGTGACGGCCAACCCGCTCGCCAGCAAGGCCGGCTGCGACGTGCTGAAGGCCGGCGGCACCGCGGCCGACGCGGCCGTGGCGGTGCAGGCGGTGCTCGGCCTGGTCGAGCCGCAGTCGAGCGGCCTCGGCGGCGGCGCCTTCCTGATGCACTACGACGCCAGGACCCAGGTGGTGCAGACCTACGACGGGCGCGAAACGGCGCCGGCCGCGGCGACGGAGAACCACCTGCGCTGGATCGACGACCAGAACGACCGCACCACGCCGCGCCCGAGCGCGCGTGCGAGCGGCCGCTCCATCGGCACGCCCGGCGCCGTGCGGATGCTCGAGCTGGTGCACCAGGAGCACGGGCGCAAACCCTGGAAGAACCTGTTCGACGCCGGCATCGACCTGGCGGACAACGGCTTCCGGATCCCGGGCCGGATGGCGGATGCGATCGCCGGCGCGCGCACCAACCTGCAGCGCGACGCCGAAGCGGCGGCGACCTACCTGAACCCGGACGGCTCGGCCAAGGCGCTGGGCACGGTGCTGACGATCCCGGCCTATGCGGCGACGCTGAGGGCCATCGCGGAAGGCGGCGCGGATGCGTTCTACACCGGGCCGATCGCGCGGGACATCGTGGCCAAGATCAACGTCACCGCCAGCGCCGACGGCAGCACGCCGATCACGCCCGGCAAGACCACCGCGGCGGACCTCGCGAACTACCGCGCCAAGAAGCGCGACGCGGTGTGCACCACCTACCGCGTCTACTGGGTGTGCGGCATGGGCCCGCCGTCCTCCGGCGGCATCGCGGTGGCGCAGGCACTGGGCATCCTGGAGAACTACGACCTGCGCCTGTACCCGCCCACCGACGTGGACAACGAGGGCGGCCGGCCGCAAGCGATGGCCGTGCACCTGGTGACGGAAGCCCAGCGCCTGGCCTATGCGGACCGCGACAAGTACGTCGCCGACACCGACTACCAGCCGCTTCCCGGCAACGGCGTTGCCACGATGGTCGACAAGGACTACCTGCGCGCCCGCGCGGCCCTGATCAATCCCGCCACCAGCATGCGCACGGCGCAGCCGGGCAACCTCGGCCCCGTCCCGGCCGGCATCATGCCGCCCTCGCCCGAGAGCGGCACGACGCACATGACCATCGTCGACCGCGACGGCAACGTGGTGTCGATGACGACCACCATCGAGGCGGGCTTCGGCTCGTACCACATGGCGCGCGGCTTCATGCTGAACAACGAGCTGACCGATTTTTCCGCCGCGCCCGCCGACGCCAACGGCCAGCCGATCGCCAACCGGGTCCAGGCCGGCAAGCGCCCGCGCAGCTCGATGGCGCCCACGCTGGTGTTCCGCAAGGCGGCCGACGGCTCGCGCGGCGAGTTCCTGATGGCCACCGGTTCGCCCGGCGGCGCGGCGATCATCCAGTACGTGACCAAGACGCTGGTGAGCGCGCTGGACTGGAACCTCGATGCGCAGCAGGCGACCTCGCTGGTGAACTTCGGCGCCTCCAACAGCCCGAACACCTCCATCGGCGGCGAGCATCCGAAGATCAATGCCGCCAACAACGGCGCCAACGATCCACTGGTGCTGGAGCTGCGCGCGATGGGGCACACGGTGAACGTCGGCTCGCAGGCCAGCGGCGTCGGCACCGTCATCCGGCTGCAGGACCGCAAGGGCACCCTGCAAGGCGGCGCCGACCCGCGCCGTGAAGGGCTGGTGCTGGGAGATACTTTCACGCCTTGA
- a CDS encoding DUF3500 domain-containing protein — MNRFSGPARSPLCAIAVMSVALTVPLHATAQQSEPALSRADINLRRSLEAEARGLGEPFRGVTTDGRVVPNLFENRSTGVSTEPVRQAAVEFLSALTEAQRAKTRFPVDDIEWRKWMNPHFYVRQGVAFGEMSAGQRDVALGLLRASLSAKGLRQSQDIMRLNHTLAELTGKFDEYGEGYYYLTLMGEPSADQPWGWQLDGHHLVINYFVLGDQVVMTPTFMGSEPAVAKAGKYAGTAVLQVEQAKGLELINDLSASQRRKAVLSAAKAGANTLAEAFKDNLVLDHAGIPARELSARQRARLVDLISVHVGNLREQHASVKMSEVMRHLDDTYFAWIGETRNDGVFYYRVQSPVILIEFDHQAPIALTHLERGRATREHIHSVVRTPNGNDYGKDLLRQHYERHHHPHTRQERQP; from the coding sequence ATGAACCGATTTTCAGGCCCCGCACGCAGCCCGCTCTGCGCCATCGCTGTGATGTCAGTCGCTTTGACTGTGCCGCTACACGCGACCGCCCAGCAAAGCGAACCAGCGCTGTCGCGGGCTGACATTAACCTGCGCAGGTCGCTTGAAGCAGAGGCGCGTGGGCTTGGCGAACCGTTCCGGGGGGTGACCACAGATGGACGGGTGGTGCCGAATCTCTTCGAAAACCGATCGACAGGCGTATCGACCGAGCCCGTCCGCCAAGCTGCTGTCGAGTTCCTCAGCGCCCTGACCGAGGCGCAGCGCGCGAAGACTAGGTTTCCCGTTGACGACATCGAGTGGCGGAAGTGGATGAACCCGCACTTCTACGTCCGCCAGGGAGTTGCATTTGGCGAGATGAGCGCGGGCCAGCGCGATGTGGCACTGGGGCTACTCAGGGCGTCACTCAGCGCCAAAGGTCTGCGCCAGTCACAAGACATCATGCGCCTGAATCACACGCTCGCCGAACTGACCGGCAAGTTTGACGAATACGGAGAGGGCTACTATTACCTGACACTGATGGGCGAACCGTCGGCCGATCAGCCCTGGGGTTGGCAGCTCGATGGCCATCACCTGGTCATCAACTACTTCGTTCTTGGTGATCAAGTCGTCATGACACCCACTTTCATGGGGTCGGAGCCGGCTGTCGCGAAAGCCGGAAAGTACGCCGGTACGGCCGTGCTCCAAGTGGAGCAAGCCAAGGGGCTTGAGCTGATCAACGACCTGAGTGCGTCACAACGGAGAAAAGCCGTTCTAAGCGCTGCCAAAGCTGGGGCGAATACCCTGGCTGAAGCGTTCAAGGACAACCTCGTTCTTGACCATGCCGGCATACCTGCCCGGGAGTTGTCTGCGCGGCAACGGGCCCGCCTTGTCGACTTGATCTCCGTGCATGTCGGCAACCTGCGCGAACAGCACGCTTCGGTGAAGATGAGCGAAGTCATGCGACACCTTGACGACACGTACTTCGCCTGGATCGGGGAGACCAGGAATGACGGGGTGTTCTACTACCGTGTGCAAAGTCCCGTGATCCTCATCGAGTTCGATCATCAAGCACCGATCGCGCTGACGCATTTGGAGAGAGGACGGGCAACGAGGGAACACATTCACAGTGTTGTCAGGACTCCGAACGGAAATGACTACGGCAAAGATCTGCTCCGGCAGCACTATGAACGGCATCACCATCCCCATACCCGGCAGGAGCGCCAGCCCTGA
- the glpD gene encoding glycerol-3-phosphate dehydrogenase produces the protein MNPGAHTQAPPAARGEAPACAGCDVLVVGGGINGAGIARDLAGRGWRVVLCEQDDLASHTSSASTKLIHGGLRYLEHYEFSLVRKALQEREVLLRSAPHIMRPLRFVMPHDAAMRPAWMIRAGLFLYDHLARRQLLPGCQTVSLRGHALGQCLQPHLDRAFVYSDGWVDDARLVVLNAIDARERGAVVHTRTRVTAAVRGAQGWTATLQPAGGPARELGARVLVNAAGPWAEGFLRQARPAGAGAGPGRSLRLVKGSHIVVPRCFEHDHAYVFQNADKRIIFAIPYEQRFTLIGTTDVELRGDARGARIDAAETAYLCGQASRYLRRPVAPADVVWSYSGVRPLLDDASGDPSAVTRDYLLEPDTVGAPLLTVWGGKITTFRKLAEEAADQVGRMLGQSRPAWTRQALLPGGDLSAWIGPARRPDVDLARFCQALARSHPWLPDPLLLRLARSYGARVDRFLPASAAGMGREVAPGLYEAELDHLRRDEWATRADDVLWRRSKLGLHSSPAQRDAVACWMEDRHETRMVA, from the coding sequence GTGAATCCTGGAGCACACACGCAGGCACCCCCCGCCGCGCGCGGCGAGGCCCCGGCGTGCGCCGGCTGCGACGTGCTGGTGGTCGGCGGCGGGATCAACGGCGCTGGCATCGCGCGCGACCTCGCCGGCCGCGGCTGGCGGGTGGTGCTGTGCGAGCAGGACGACCTGGCCTCGCATACCTCGTCCGCGTCCACCAAGCTGATCCACGGCGGCCTGCGCTACCTCGAACACTACGAGTTCTCGCTGGTGCGCAAGGCGCTGCAGGAGCGCGAGGTGCTGCTGCGCAGCGCGCCGCACATCATGCGGCCGCTGCGCTTCGTGATGCCGCACGACGCCGCCATGCGCCCGGCCTGGATGATCCGCGCCGGGCTGTTCCTGTACGACCATCTGGCGCGGCGCCAGCTGCTGCCCGGCTGCCAGACGGTCTCGCTGCGCGGCCATGCGCTGGGGCAATGCCTGCAGCCGCACCTGGACCGCGCTTTCGTGTACTCCGACGGCTGGGTGGACGACGCCCGCCTGGTGGTGCTCAACGCGATCGATGCACGCGAGCGCGGCGCGGTGGTCCACACCCGCACCCGCGTGACAGCCGCCGTGCGCGGTGCGCAGGGCTGGACGGCAACCCTGCAGCCGGCCGGCGGCCCGGCCCGCGAGCTGGGCGCGCGGGTGCTGGTCAACGCCGCCGGCCCCTGGGCCGAGGGCTTCCTGCGCCAGGCCCGCCCGGCCGGCGCCGGCGCGGGCCCCGGCCGCAGCCTGCGGCTGGTCAAGGGCAGCCACATCGTGGTGCCGCGCTGCTTCGAGCACGACCACGCCTACGTGTTCCAGAACGCCGACAAGCGCATCATCTTCGCCATCCCGTACGAGCAGCGGTTCACCCTGATCGGCACCACAGACGTGGAGCTGCGCGGCGACGCCCGCGGCGCGCGCATCGACGCCGCCGAAACCGCCTACCTGTGCGGGCAGGCCAGCCGCTACCTGCGCAGGCCGGTCGCCCCGGCCGACGTGGTGTGGAGCTACTCGGGCGTGCGCCCGCTGCTGGACGACGCCTCGGGCGACCCGTCGGCCGTCACGCGCGACTACCTGCTGGAGCCGGACACGGTGGGCGCGCCGCTGCTGACGGTGTGGGGCGGCAAGATCACCACCTTCCGCAAGCTGGCCGAGGAGGCGGCCGACCAGGTCGGCCGCATGCTGGGCCAGTCCCGGCCGGCGTGGACCCGGCAGGCCCTGCTTCCCGGCGGCGACCTGAGCGCCTGGATCGGCCCCGCCCGGCGGCCCGACGTGGACCTGGCGCGGTTCTGCCAGGCCCTGGCGCGGAGCCATCCCTGGCTGCCGGACCCGCTGCTGCTGCGCCTCGCGCGCAGCTATGGCGCCCGCGTCGACCGGTTCCTGCCAGCTTCCGCCGCCGGCATGGGCCGGGAAGTGGCGCCGGGCCTGTACGAGGCCGAGCTCGACCACCTTCGCCGCGACGAATGGGCCACCCGGGCGGACGACGTGCTGTGGCGCCGCAGCAAGCTCGGGCTGCACTCCAGCCCGGCGCAGCGCGACGCGGTGGCCTGCTGGATGGAAGATCGGCACGAAACACGGATGGTGGCGTGA